The DNA segment AGGAACCATGCTGACATGGGAAACAACGAATCCGCCGGAGCTTAAGGGAAATGTTAAGTATGATGAGCGGATGGGATCAGTTAAGCTGATACTTGACGGGCAACAGCGCATCACTACCCTTTATATGCTGATTCGTGGGAAAATTCCGCCTTATTACACCAAGGAAGAAATTAAAAATGATCCCAGGAAACTCTATGTAAATTTGGAAACGCTTGAGCTGGAGTATTATAAAATTAAAAAGATGCAGAACAATCCGTTATGGGCAGAATTAACCGAAATATTTTTAGGAAATATAAAATATCGACATATTATTAAAGCGCTAAAGAGCAAAGGGGATACGATTACAGATGAAAGAGACGATCTTATATATGACAATTTCTCAGCCATAGAGAAAATATGCGATCGCGATTTTGTTGAACAGGTAATACCGGTGCACGCCAATATACGGGAGGCGATTAATATATTTTACATCGTGAATGCCAGCGGGGTTAACCTGAGTGATGCAGAATTAGCCCTCGCACAAATCTCCGGTTATTGGCCAAAGGCAAGAGAGAGATTTAAATCTAAACTGTTTTCCATGGAAAAAGAGGGTTTTGTATTTTCATTGGATTTTATTGTCTATGTTTTATTGGGGGTTCTTCACCACGGAGGATCTGAAATGACCAAACTGCATTCTCCGGAAAACAAAGAGCGGTTAATTAATGCTTGGGATCAACTAGAATCCCAGACCCTTGATTATTTGATTAACATATTGCGACAGCATTTTTTTATCGATCATACAAAGGAGATAAATTCCGTTTATGCCTTGGTGCCGATTATTGTCTATACTTTCAATAAAGGCAAAAATCATCTTACAGGTGAAGAAATCCAAAAAATCAAAAAGTGGTTCTATTATTCTCAAATTCGGCAGCGATATGTAAGCCAGCTACCCCAGAAATTGGACAAGGATGTCGGTATTGTCGTTAAATCAGAGCAACCGTTTGATGATCTCCTGAATATTATTAAGCTTGAACGTTCTCTTGAAATAACCTCGGATGAATTTGTCGGTCGTGATATCAGACATCCGTTATATGCTCTAATGCGGTGGTATTTTAAAAGTCAAAATGCGGTTTGTTTTTCAACAGGCATTGGAATCCGTCGGAATATGGGTGAAAAATATATGCTGGAATGGGATCATATCTTTCCTTATTCGGTGTTGAAGGATAATGGCTATAATCCGAAAAATCGTATTCATTATTCGCTTATGCAGGAAATTACCAATCGGGCCATACTTACGCAAGTTGCAAATCGCACAAAATCCAATTTAATGCCGGAGGACTATCTGGCATGGGTTGAAAACAGGTTTCCGGATGCACTTCGCCGTCAATGCATACCAATGGACAAAAATCTGTGGAAAATTGATAGATTTAGAGACTTTTTAGAGGCAAGGCGGCGCATGCTGGCAGATGAGTTGAATGCTTTTCTTCAAGCAATTACCGAAACCCAAGAAACCGAAATGGAGATGTCCGTTGAAGAACTCATATCAGAGGGCGAAAGTAATGAACTTGAATTTAAATCGTCTTTGCGTTGGGACTATAGGCAAGGCAAAGTCAACTCAGAGCTTGAGCAGGTAGTTTTAAAAACCCTTGCGGCATTCAGCAATTCAGACGGTGGCACGCTTTTAATAGGCGTGAAAGATGATGGGGAGTTATTGGGGCTACAACCGGATTTTAATTCATTAAATGGAAACAAAGATAAATTTGAATTGCATCTGAGAAACCTTATAAACAAAACATTTGGAAAGGTATTTGCCACAAATAATATAAATATTGGTTTTTATGTACTCGATGATGAAGAAATCTGTAAAATTGAAATAAAAAAAGGTGAAAAGCCGCAATTCATAGAAGAAACTGACAGGCATGGCAAAAAAATCAAAAAATTTTATGCCCGAAGCGGCAATTCTTCGCAAGAGTTTGCTATAGATGAAGCAACCGAATTTATTAAATCAAGATTTAATAATAGTTGATATCCAATCATTGCAACTTTTAATTTCTCAAAGACCGCCGTTAAATTTTACGGGAAGTAAAATAGTTTATGAAAATCTCAAATTATACTTGAGATTTTCATAAACTATTTTGGTTCAATTGCTATCCGCATACAAACCATGAGAAAGTCTTTAGGATTAGGAAGCAAAATGGCAAAAACAGAAGATCTGAAGGTTTTTATTTCAAACCGCGAATCAACGTGCGATGAATGCGGGGAGGAGCTGGGTCGAAAGGCATGGATTACTCTGGATAAGGATAAGGGCGCGCTTTGCCTTTCCTGTGCGGATATGGATCATTTGGTGTTCCTGCCTTCCGGGGATGCGGCATTGACGCGCCGTGCCAAGAAGCATTCAAAGTTGTCGGCAGTGGTTCTCAAGTGGAGCAGGGCCAGGAAGCGCTATGAACGCCAGGGGCTTATTGTTGAAGAGCCGGCGCTGGATCGGGCGGAAACCGAGTGTCTGGCCGATGAAGAATTGCGGGAAAGCCGCCGACAGCGTGAGGCGGAGCGGCGGGAAAATCTTGATCGCGAATATGTCAAAAAGTTTGCCGGGCGGATAGGGGAGTTGTATCCCAAGTGTCCGAAAAAGACGGCTATGGCGGTGGCCGAGCATGCCTGTCGCAAGCATAGCGGCCGGGTGGGCCGTTCGGCTGCGGCAAAAGAATTTGACGAAGAAGCCGTGCGGCTGGCGGTGAGGGCGCACGTGCGCCACGAAGAAACGCCGTATGATGAGCTGCTCTTGAAGGGGTTTGATCGACTTTCCGCCCGCATGGAGGTCGAGGATCAGGTGCGGGATGTGCTTGATCGGTGGAAGGGGCGGTGAAACATGCTGATCAGAAGGAATGAGGAAAATATTTTTTAAATCCTCCCAATCCCTCCTTTTCCAAAGGAGGGGTGTACAATCCTCCCAGAC comes from the Desulfobacterales bacterium genome and includes:
- a CDS encoding DUF262 domain-containing protein, coding for MQIYQILDKIDDNQLFVPAFQREYVWRKDDAKKLMSSLIKEYPTGTMLTWETTNPPELKGNVKYDERMGSVKLILDGQQRITTLYMLIRGKIPPYYTKEEIKNDPRKLYVNLETLELEYYKIKKMQNNPLWAELTEIFLGNIKYRHIIKALKSKGDTITDERDDLIYDNFSAIEKICDRDFVEQVIPVHANIREAINIFYIVNASGVNLSDAELALAQISGYWPKARERFKSKLFSMEKEGFVFSLDFIVYVLLGVLHHGGSEMTKLHSPENKERLINAWDQLESQTLDYLINILRQHFFIDHTKEINSVYALVPIIVYTFNKGKNHLTGEEIQKIKKWFYYSQIRQRYVSQLPQKLDKDVGIVVKSEQPFDDLLNIIKLERSLEITSDEFVGRDIRHPLYALMRWYFKSQNAVCFSTGIGIRRNMGEKYMLEWDHIFPYSVLKDNGYNPKNRIHYSLMQEITNRAILTQVANRTKSNLMPEDYLAWVENRFPDALRRQCIPMDKNLWKIDRFRDFLEARRRMLADELNAFLQAITETQETEMEMSVEELISEGESNELEFKSSLRWDYRQGKVNSELEQVVLKTLAAFSNSDGGTLLIGVKDDGELLGLQPDFNSLNGNKDKFELHLRNLINKTFGKVFATNNINIGFYVLDDEEICKIEIKKGEKPQFIEETDRHGKKIKKFYARSGNSSQEFAIDEATEFIKSRFNNS
- a CDS encoding DUF2293 domain-containing protein translates to MAKTEDLKVFISNRESTCDECGEELGRKAWITLDKDKGALCLSCADMDHLVFLPSGDAALTRRAKKHSKLSAVVLKWSRARKRYERQGLIVEEPALDRAETECLADEELRESRRQREAERRENLDREYVKKFAGRIGELYPKCPKKTAMAVAEHACRKHSGRVGRSAAAKEFDEEAVRLAVRAHVRHEETPYDELLLKGFDRLSARMEVEDQVRDVLDRWKGR